The Littorina saxatilis isolate snail1 linkage group LG1, US_GU_Lsax_2.0, whole genome shotgun sequence nucleotide sequence tttacctacaggccaaacagtgtctgttggcggcagagggcccagcaagttgctatttttagatcgattaaaagttgtcaagaacaggcgcttacatttggatgtgtccactgatagtaggtttggttgtgatcaatcagaatgatgtaggaataaaaatgtatgacagtttggtatgatgacatgtaattcaaatatgctgaaatgtaatattatacatgatataatattattatggctgttgccatgaccatgaaccccaagaaaggtttaatgttatgtcaaatcaaaataccaaaatcaagcacctactaatctggtgcGGCTTGgggaccaaaaaaggatggacacgcaactcgctcagccagccagcgctgcgagacttacagcggccaacttcgccgcggcgcgctcattggctaagtattgaacttgcgtcaaggccgatgcgcgtagattcccagaatgtttactttcggttagattcttcgacagcattcgcagaggtgactgccgtattgtgtaccgcagtcagaagtaatttattacttttgggagtttagtaacgtgatatcagttttcaattgttcgttcacttatattgctttcagatttaacacacaagaaacagtagcacggttttcgttgcgaaaatgtgcattggcagtgctacgcgatcgaattgtgtattatgtacacgcggtgttcttctcaggaaaagaccgaagcgacatgtgacgtcagtcgttcagcccgcgagcggtgggatgggggggttcacatggtttgtttgtttcagaaccacacccatatacacacatttcacatgtaaaccatttgtccgccccctgtcgatatttatcgactaagttccttgtgatTATTGTGACCAGGTAGCAGCTGTAAAGCTCACGCCAAATATGTAACACACAATGATGCTGAACCTGAAGTAAATGATGACTGGCGGTTACTTATTGATGACAGATGGttagcaattttttttctatgtaGCCTACATTatttcgtcacgctcataagaaaaatacctatctcagtgaaactacagggggagctactggaagggtatctatcatgtgttagagagtacaaactctcagaccatcggaaaccattgccacggtaacgtaagcaaaactgccgatctcgtttcttgagttaggcactaTTTCagtatgatacaggaagacttgttttgtgaatttgaaagtatgcaaaagctctttgtgggttgttacgcagttttgctgattgaaaatgttgctgtcagctctttatctcacgtttatccagctgtcaccgctcgagataggcagtttgcaacttataactaaaaattaaaatgagagaggcagattgttcagaaaccaaagaattttttttgcgtttttttcaaaacataaaaaaatgacataggcaattatcttatgagcgtgaccaTTTTACATTATTCTGTTGTCAGTTCACTTCGAAGACCACGAGGTCGACGTattgatggacacgtgggggaattcgggggctgtgattggatggtctcttccgatcatcaaagcataatgctacggaagtcggccatttttgccaatatccaaaagcatattgacaataacaaagacgcatggttccggtttacccatctgtaccacacgatgtttcaatcgacaacagcacacactgacaacttgaaattcttctcgggaatgtttttcagctttacaaatgtcgatagcatacccttttctgctaacttcctgatgaaacaggactaaaccaattattttctgtccctaaacaccccAAAATgaccaaagtcgaaagatgtagtacaaacaagggagtaaaacggaacagccgtttttgtgtgcctgtgtgagctaaTTAAGTTGCCGACTcagacacaaactttcgcattcggcttttcttatctcgtaactccacactaaataccccaattcccttctgaagtattgatgttcaacccatggcactaacattcatgtagtcgtttataactgaggttgaaaaattcgcttcatgacgagacaagtataaatgccattcaccaaactgaaaacttcgctgccgtctgttcGCGtggtacggattagctgttatcttctcctccccttgttgcatcctagatcttcagttgtttctagttttccgttgatgttgtgttttggtcttcttcataagtagtcttgttcaaaattaaaaaaactcaaacttctttttgtcgtatacgaatgaactaataaaaagctgtcgtctgctatcaaaacctgagatcaacgcatggcatcgacgcaaaaactgtcattttgtaagtttggaacaacaaatcaaggtcagaacagctatataatcgctattgtattttcagcgtagcaatagggtccgatatttagactcgaacaagtataatgcgactcgtcttcgactcgtccgCATTAGGCccatacttgtctcgtctaaatatcggaccctattgctacgctgaaaacacaatagctgttaatgtttcGTTTAGTCAATGATATTACACGTtccaaaaaccacacaaaaaccagccaggttgttgatttgttgtatgtgtccaagttgaaggatgctcttgtcgCATGCAGACGCCTGGACCGATCTATGTAGGTTTATTGGGTGGGTACCACAGGAAGGAATGTACCTTTGCGTCCTTGCATGCAGGCTCGTTTACGATGCTCAGGTGAACATCATGAGCACGATGAAGAGGACACAGCTGCAGAGGTTGATGCTAACGGTCAGAACGAAGCACGTCTTGTCTAGAGTTCGCGACAGAAGCCTTCTCTCGTGAGGTGTCAGGTTCTTCGCCTTCGTCATCAGTCGCCAGGCAAGCTTGGCTGACAAAGACTTCTTGACAGGACGCTTTTCCGATGAATCAGATCCTGGGAGCCTTCCGTTGTGACTGTCCATGGCTGCAGTGTTACCATTTGCAGCGAGAAATGCAGCGAGGCCGTAGGTCGTTGGGGTTTCTGCGTTGGTGGTAGCAGCTGGGTCGTTGTTGTTGGAACACATCGTGTCGAGGGTGGCGTTGGAGGACATGAGAGAAGCAGGATCGAAACACGACTCCGCCGTGTCAGCCATCTTGTGTTCCTTGGAAGAAACGGGCAGGGCTGGATTGAGCTGGTACGGGCTCTCCCTGTCCTTGTCGAAGATAAAGACGATGACGGCAGCCATGACGATGGAGCAGACACTGAGGAACATCTGCACGGCCACGTACGCACTGAAAAGACAGATCGAGTCCGAGTTCTGGGGCAGGGAGTCGTTGATGAGGGACATGAAGACGGCGAAGGAGAGGAAGACGGTGACACTGACGGTCATCTTCTCGCCGGACTCCACGGGCAGCAGGAAGACCAGGCAGTTCATCAGCGACAGCAGCACGATGGGCAGGATGATGTTGATCACGTAGAACAGCACCTGGAGTTGAGAATGAATTTTTTGTACTCgttaacaaacaaaataacttttatgcacgcacgcatccacacacgcacgcacgaacgcacgcatgtATACGCTCTCGACTGAGCGCATCACATCCATACAGACACGgatacacagagacagagacagagcgctTGAGTGTGAACTTAAAAGCCAGCACTCAGAAGTTGGATGGCCGCAGCATGTGCGCGCAtgattaacaacaacaaacaacaacaaacaacaacaaacaacaacaacaaacaacaacaacaaacaacaacaacaaacaacaacaaacaacaacaacaaacaacaacaaacaacaacaaacaacaacaacaaacaacaacaacaaacaacaacaaacaacaacaacaaacaacaacaacaaacaacaacaaacaacaacgacaaacaaaacaaacaaaaacaaacaacaacaacaaacaacaacaacaaacaacgacaacaacaacaaacaacaacaaacaacaacaacaacaacaacaacaacaacaacaacaacaacaacaacaacataacaatgttgtaCACACCTTGCGCTTGAGCGTGAACTTGAAGTGAAGCACCCAGAAGTCGGATGGCCGCACCTTGTACACGGCCTCCGTGCTGACCAGCGTCCACTCCGGGTGGCTCTCCGTGTTGCTGATCTCGAAGGCAGGCTCCCGGAACGTCCCGTTGACCACTGACCTGTCCGTAGACCACGGGATGATGTCCACGGAGCACGTCTGTGTGTCCAGGGGGTAGTGCGAGATGTCGATGGAGCAGAACGTCTCGAAGAGTCCTCCGGGGTACCACGTGACCAGCCCGTCATGCCTCACGCTGACCTTGATCTTCTGATCCTCCAGTTGGTCAAGGTCGCTGATGGTGTTGAAGACGACCAGCTCGGGGCGCCAGATCATGCCGTAGGTCAGGTGCACGACCTTGAAGGGGTAAAGGTCGTGGTCCCAGGTGAGGAACTGGTCGAACCAGTTGACGGTCAGCCAGCCGAAGGACATGAGTGTCTGCTTCTTCATGTCCAGCTGGATGAAGCTCTTGATGCCGATGGAAAGGGACAGGTAGACGGGCTGGGAGGGGTCCGTCACAGGCCTCATCACAGTGTCGTACCGTTTCATCAACACCTCGCGAATCAGATAACTCTCGTTCCACTCGGTCTTCAGTGGCTCAGTGGTTACCACTGGAAATTCACTGTTTTTGGCCTCGCTGTCGGCTGCTTTCACCACGTGACCGGAAGTTAGAATGGAGACCACCATGTTTGCACAAAAGATTGAGAATGCGAGTCGTTTTtgcattgttgttgtttggttccTTGTGTTCGTAGAAAGCTGCGGTATGATGGAAGGAAGAAAGGATTTTATAATGCACCCTCTGGGTTCCCGGCCTTGTGATTTTATTGATTGGTGAATAGCGACACGTCTTCATTCCATTGTTATTTCTTCTCCTTCATCATTTTGTGGAATTGTTTTTCTCGCACAGCAATATTACTGTTATCTTCAATGTGCACATCCAGCTAACGTCTTAGCTATAATTACTTTTAGTAATTGACTCTGACCATCTTTAGGTCGAAGCCGGAAAAATTACGCTTGATGACACCTAAGttctttttctgttcatattgtCATTATTTTCCCCCGTCCATTTCAAAGTCAACTAGATCAACGTACTGGTGGCTAATTCTTTTTGTCCAtgaataaacgttccaataactcaCCATTCTTATCTTTTGATTTTAGTTACAACTACTTTAGCTACACATCGTATCAGGTCCGCGGAAAGCAAACGCATTTGTCTAGCTACAACAGAGTTTTAGCTCGCGTCCCACTGCGGTAAATGGGTCCTGTAATTATGTCACTGCATTGCACAAAAATGAGAATAAAATACCAGGTATTCCTCAAAACACGTCCATTCAAAAAACACGTTTTATGTTTGATTCGTTCTTAAAACTAAAATGATAACGCTCAAACGTTAAACCTTAATTGACACTGAACTAACGATATTTAAACATCATCTGTCGTTTGTCTGGGCGTCCGACCGCGCAGTTTTAACCGAGTTCAAGTGACAGAATGTTTGCAATCCCATTGGCAGTTTCCTATGAATGCAGAAAGGCTTTGAGGCCTTCGCACAAATGGAAAGCAAACAGCAGCAAATGATATGAAAGTGGTATTACATGTGCGCGCGTCACGCGCGTCTGGAAGTACCGAAAGCGCGCCGAGGGATTGGATTCTGGAACTGTCTGCGTCAAGAATAGGAGAAAGGGACAAACAGTAGGGTCCTGTATACTCATGCACTGGCAAAAAATTGATTACGGATACAACTTGCTAGTGCGAAATTGATTGGTTGCTGtagcgctgtgtgtgtgtgtgtgtgtgtgtgtgtgtgtgtgtgtgtgtgtgtgtgtgtgtgcgtacgcgcacgcgcgcgcgcgtgtgtgtgtgtgtgcgtgtgcgtgagagTGCGCGCGGGCGTGTGCATATGCATGCAGAGCGTATGATATCATACGCTGCTTGCGTGCTCTAACGTCTTCATTTATTCTTACTTCCTTGTCCTTCATACGAAATTCAAGCGTCTTGATTCAATACTGATTAGTCTGATGCCAGCGATTGTACTGAGTAATTCTAATAATCAGAAACATGGTATTTGTATTGACAATGTGCGCATTGTGTTAACACTTCAGCCTGGGAAAGCTTTCTGTGCAACTCGAAACAAATCGAACATAGTTTTATTTAAATTGCTTCATTTGAGAGTCCCCTTTACTGCCTTCGCcccacattcacagagacacATATTTCATTTGAATATGTTTTCATTACTTTCAAGTTTACGTTTTTAAGACATGAAAACAGTTTTCTGCAAGACTTACGATTATACTGCGTTTACAGAACACTAACATTTCTTGaactgggactgggtggccgagtggtaacgcacttgcgctcggaagcgagaggttgcgagttcgaccctgggtcagggcgttagcaattttctaccccctttcctaacctaggtggtgggttcaagtgctagtctttcggatgagacgaaaaaccgaggtcccttcgtgtacactacatgggggtgtgcacgttaaagatcccacgattgacaaaagggtctttcctggcaaaattgtacaggcatagataaaaatgtccaccaaaatacccgtgtgacttggaataataggccgtgaaaagtaggatatgcgccgaaatggctgcgatctgctggccgatgtgaatgcgtgatgtatcgtgtaaaaaaattccatctcacacggcataaataaatccctgcgccttgaatatgtgcgcgatataaattgcatacaaaaaaaaattaaaaagaaaatccctgcgcttagaactgtacccacggaatacgcgcgatataagcctcatattgattgattgattgattgaagatattacaacaaaaaaaagaagacaaaaaggaaaataaaaaaGCTTCATTTAATCAAAAGTGCTGAAAATAACCATAACCATGATTGCAATTTCCTTCCATCCTCAACACGACGAAACCAGTGTCAGTGGCGATAATTTCCCCCAGGCTCACTCTGTTTTCCCGGGGACGGGGTCTGCACAAATAACGTTGGCTTTTGTGCGTGAAGGCCGATACATGAAATTATTCTATTTCGACCGAATTTGCAAGGGTGACTGAACTGTGCCCACCCTCCAA carries:
- the LOC138969122 gene encoding acetylcholine receptor subunit alpha-like, with protein sequence MQKRLAFSIFCANMVVSILTSGHVVKAADSEAKNSEFPVVTTEPLKTEWNESYLIREVLMKRYDTVMRPVTDPSQPVYLSLSIGIKSFIQLDMKKQTLMSFGWLTVNWFDQFLTWDHDLYPFKVVHLTYGMIWRPELVVFNTISDLDQLEDQKIKVSVRHDGLVTWYPGGLFETFCSIDISHYPLDTQTCSVDIIPWSTDRSVVNGTFREPAFEISNTESHPEWTLVSTEAVYKVRPSDFWVLHFKFTLKRKVLFYVINIILPIVLLSLMNCLVFLLPVESGEKMTVSVTVFLSFAVFMSLINDSLPQNSDSICLFSAYVAVQMFLSVCSIVMAAVIVFIFDKDRESPYQLNPALPVSSKEHKMADTAESCFDPASLMSSNATLDTMCSNNNDPAATTNAETPTTYGLAAFLAANGNTAAMDSHNGRLPGSDSSEKRPVKKSLSAKLAWRLMTKAKNLTPHERRLLSRTLDKTCFVLTVSINLCSCVLFIVLMMFT